A genomic segment from Clostridium pasteurianum BC1 encodes:
- a CDS encoding P-loop NTPase fold protein: MRRKQKNTLNIDGDEKKDFKMADNPIEKESELFPSRKRQLDYFLSEMKNKKDEPFSVAISGVWGAGKTSFINAFKDKMNKDNFIYIEPKIENKPIKMLEDLTTQFYAVFNKKGIYTGKGSTLRNYFNTIFRILGRKDFNFITDIFSDLTKENNYGYLHVKEKLNTDLLKLIERDSNNYNRFYIIVDDLDRSDDEVKLNTLSFIKEIVNLKGCTVIFLVDYEKLQSDTITNEFLDKFINDRYELGNINLNEIVEYFYTCGLYLNESFFLNKSNKIKTIATNLKNDIIKFFTGITEELENFIYKYKEIEEDGTEEKQAYYKQLLREQQNLLLGLCNPRKVKKFYRELERILTLFEIRWFSDEESLNNELSNSKWDEIAFNICFIKIFYEKEFDKLVKSNNIDIYIDNNKNFVTQILLKQNLSIPDNEKHIYNMILYKLFLERNPVEIKTENQKIRDELRNNELKESNISKYLQEVILKYNYNNRYEDFKKIVSYVSTIKDKDIVQQYIVEIFKQIEDASRFNRTGLLLLYIKHTIKTFIDDISNFNGKIKSQFVYLMEHIQNNFIWGLSGSLTIIIQTTNLKDFSYNYVKNKYVKQMNNIEDFYNVLYNVNEEIKIYSFNHNEVKVLEIEAFLKKIKDYLYGNKNLKNINNLIQDYFKEVEESIELIKYINLFNVSSIGNTTKSFHFDPEFNFKGLDNLENEVKDALHKISVYIKDKDNIEEQDDVYKYFASLCQVVEDVYTIENVKLFEKYDIYRELDKIYEEVVLNFNNEIPKYMSWLKYTKLRIERIKQLYPFHKGED, from the coding sequence TTGAGAAGAAAACAAAAAAATACATTAAATATTGATGGTGATGAGAAGAAAGATTTTAAAATGGCAGATAACCCTATCGAAAAAGAGAGTGAGCTTTTTCCTTCTAGAAAAAGGCAGTTGGACTATTTCTTATCTGAGATGAAAAATAAAAAAGATGAACCATTTTCTGTTGCGATAAGTGGGGTATGGGGAGCAGGAAAGACAAGTTTTATAAATGCATTTAAAGATAAAATGAATAAGGATAACTTCATATATATTGAACCTAAAATAGAAAACAAGCCAATAAAAATGTTAGAGGATCTAACTACCCAATTTTATGCAGTATTCAATAAGAAAGGTATATACACAGGAAAGGGGAGCACCTTAAGAAATTACTTTAATACTATTTTTAGAATACTTGGCAGAAAAGACTTTAATTTTATCACAGACATATTTTCAGATTTAACAAAAGAGAATAATTATGGATATTTGCATGTGAAAGAAAAATTAAATACTGATTTATTAAAGTTAATAGAAAGAGATAGTAATAATTATAACCGTTTCTATATTATAGTTGACGATTTGGATAGAAGTGATGACGAAGTAAAATTGAATACCCTAAGTTTTATAAAGGAAATTGTAAATTTGAAGGGTTGTACTGTAATATTTTTAGTAGATTATGAAAAGTTACAATCAGATACCATTACCAATGAGTTTTTAGATAAGTTCATAAATGATAGGTATGAACTTGGAAATATAAATTTAAACGAGATTGTCGAATATTTTTACACATGTGGATTGTATTTAAATGAATCATTCTTTTTGAACAAAAGCAATAAAATTAAAACAATAGCAACTAATCTTAAAAACGATATAATTAAATTTTTTACTGGTATTACTGAAGAGCTAGAAAATTTTATTTACAAATATAAGGAAATAGAGGAAGATGGTACAGAGGAAAAACAAGCATATTACAAGCAACTACTTAGAGAACAACAAAATTTATTATTAGGTTTATGTAATCCAAGAAAAGTAAAAAAGTTTTACAGGGAACTTGAAAGAATACTTACATTGTTCGAAATAAGATGGTTTTCTGACGAGGAATCTTTAAATAATGAGTTGTCAAATTCTAAATGGGATGAGATTGCTTTTAATATATGCTTTATTAAAATCTTCTATGAGAAAGAATTTGATAAACTCGTTAAGAGTAATAATATAGATATATATATTGATAACAATAAAAATTTCGTTACACAAATTTTACTTAAACAAAATTTGTCAATACCAGATAACGAGAAACATATATATAATATGATCTTATATAAGCTATTTTTAGAGCGGAATCCTGTTGAAATTAAAACTGAGAATCAAAAAATTCGAGATGAATTAAGAAATAATGAGTTAAAAGAAAGTAATATTTCGAAATACTTACAGGAGGTTATCCTGAAATACAATTACAATAATAGATATGAAGACTTTAAAAAGATAGTATCTTATGTAAGCACAATAAAGGACAAAGATATAGTACAGCAATATATAGTAGAAATTTTTAAACAAATAGAAGATGCATCAAGATTTAATAGGACAGGCCTGCTGTTATTGTATATCAAGCATACTATTAAAACTTTTATAGACGATATTTCAAACTTTAATGGTAAAATAAAATCTCAGTTTGTGTATCTAATGGAGCACATCCAAAATAACTTTATTTGGGGCTTGAGTGGCAGTTTGACAATTATAATTCAAACAACAAATTTAAAAGATTTTAGCTATAACTATGTCAAGAATAAGTATGTTAAACAAATGAATAACATAGAAGATTTCTATAATGTTTTATACAATGTAAATGAAGAAATAAAGATATATAGTTTTAACCATAATGAAGTGAAAGTTTTGGAAATAGAAGCCTTCTTAAAAAAAATAAAAGATTATTTGTATGGAAATAAAAATCTGAAAAATATAAATAATTTAATACAAGATTATTTTAAGGAAGTTGAAGAATCAATAGAACTTATAAAATATATTAATTTATTTAATGTATCAAGTATAGGAAATACTACAAAATCATTTCATTTTGATCCTGAATTTAATTTCAAAGGCTTAGATAATTTGGAAAACGAAGTTAAAGATGCATTACACAAAATATCTGTATATATTAAAGATAAGGATAATATTGAGGAACAAGATGATGTTTATAAATATTTTGCAAGTTTATGTCAAGTGGTTGAAGATGTATATACTATTGAAAATGTAAAATTGTTTGAAAAATATGATATCTATAGAGAATTAGACAAAATATATGAGGAAGTAGTACTGAATTTTAATAATGAAATACCTAAGTATATGTCGTGGCTGAAATATACTAAACTTAGAATAGAGAGGATAAAACAACTCTATCCATTTCATAAGGGGGAGGATTAG
- a CDS encoding type I restriction-modification system subunit M, which produces MITGELRNKVDKIWETFWTGGITNPLEVIEQFTYLLFIKGLDDKETTKENEASFLGIEFQGMFPSDKQQLRWSKFKDLEAGEMYKVMQEEVFPFIKNLHGKDDSAYAKYMGDAIFKIPTPLMLSKIVDGINNIDMEGRDTKGDLYEYLLSKVATAGTNGQFRTPRHIIDMMVKLVKPKPEDIIADPAAGSAGFLVSAQQYLRDNHADLFLVQGLKEHFNNDMFSGFDMDRTMLRIGAMNMMLHGVNNPNIEYKDSLSEVNIDKDKFTLVLANPPFKGSLDYEAVSADLLKVTKTKKTEILFLALFLRILKNGGRCASIVPDGVLFGSTGGHKSIRQEIVDNHKLEVIISMPSGVFKPYAGVSTAIMIFTKTGSGGTDKVWFYDMKADGYSLDDKRNPTEDNDINDIIERFNNLDKEIDRKRTEQSFFVPVEEIRDNSYDLSINKYKEIEYEEVVYDAPSIILDRVRKLEKEILQGIEQLEETLSE; this is translated from the coding sequence ATGATTACAGGAGAATTAAGAAATAAAGTAGATAAAATATGGGAAACCTTCTGGACAGGAGGAATAACTAATCCCTTAGAAGTTATAGAACAGTTTACATATCTTTTATTTATAAAGGGATTAGATGATAAGGAAACAACAAAAGAAAATGAAGCATCATTTTTAGGGATAGAATTTCAGGGAATGTTTCCAAGTGATAAACAGCAATTAAGATGGAGTAAATTTAAGGATCTTGAAGCTGGTGAAATGTATAAAGTGATGCAAGAAGAAGTATTTCCATTTATAAAGAATCTTCATGGAAAAGATGATTCAGCATACGCAAAATATATGGGAGATGCCATATTTAAAATACCAACACCATTAATGCTTTCAAAAATAGTAGATGGAATTAATAATATAGATATGGAAGGAAGAGATACAAAGGGAGACCTTTATGAATATCTACTTTCAAAGGTTGCTACAGCAGGAACAAATGGACAGTTTAGAACACCAAGACACATAATTGATATGATGGTAAAGCTTGTAAAGCCAAAGCCTGAAGATATTATAGCAGATCCAGCAGCAGGTTCAGCAGGATTCTTAGTATCTGCACAACAATATCTAAGAGATAACCATGCTGATTTATTTTTAGTGCAAGGTTTAAAAGAACATTTTAATAATGATATGTTTTCTGGTTTTGATATGGATAGAACCATGCTTAGAATTGGTGCCATGAACATGATGCTTCATGGGGTTAATAATCCCAATATTGAATATAAGGATTCACTTTCAGAGGTAAATATAGATAAAGATAAATTTACATTAGTATTAGCAAATCCTCCTTTTAAGGGAAGTCTAGACTATGAAGCTGTATCAGCAGATTTATTAAAAGTGACTAAAACAAAGAAAACAGAGATTTTATTCTTAGCATTATTTTTAAGAATCTTAAAAAATGGTGGAAGATGTGCTTCTATTGTACCTGATGGAGTTTTATTTGGAAGTACTGGAGGTCATAAATCCATAAGACAAGAAATAGTTGATAATCATAAATTAGAGGTTATTATATCAATGCCAAGTGGAGTATTTAAGCCATATGCAGGGGTTTCTACAGCAATTATGATATTCACTAAAACAGGTAGTGGTGGAACAGATAAAGTATGGTTCTATGATATGAAGGCAGATGGCTATAGCCTAGATGATAAAAGAAATCCTACTGAAGATAATGATATAAATGATATTATTGAAAGATTTAATAATTTAGATAAAGAAATAGATAGAAAGAGAACAGAACAATCCTTTTTTGTTCCAGTAGAAGAAATAAGAGATAATAGCTATGATCTTTCTATTAATAAGTATAAAGAAATAGAGTATGAGGAAGTTGTTTATGATGCTCCTAGTATTATTTTAGATAGGGTTAGGAAACTTGAAAAAGAAATACTACAAGGAATTGAGCAATTGGAGGAAACATTAAGTGAATAA
- a CDS encoding restriction endonuclease subunit S, translated as MNKYKLMNLGSICEFINGDRGKNYPSGNDFINSGIPFINAGHIKDNKINFENMNYISEEKFQTLGSGKVKKNDILFCLRGSLGKLAIADINNGAIASSLVIIRPKKNVINSQYLMHYLKSKEIYEQILKANNGSSQPNLSANSVKEFKLYIPDYEIQIKISKVLNKAQELIGKRKTQIEALDELVKSRFIEMFGDPVKNTMDWNMKPLAEVGSIGRGVSKHRPRNAPELLGGDYPLIQTGDVANAGLYIKDYKATYSELGLKQSKMWGKGTLCITIAANIAKTGILTFDACFPDSVVGFIAGDKTNNIFMYYWFSSFQKLLEEQAPESAQKNINLKILSDLKVIVPPIELQNQFFDFVNQVDKLEFEMQKSLTQLEDNFNSLMQKAFKGELFN; from the coding sequence GTGAATAAATATAAACTTATGAATTTGGGTAGTATTTGTGAATTTATTAATGGTGACAGGGGTAAAAATTATCCATCAGGAAATGATTTTATAAATAGTGGAATTCCTTTTATAAATGCTGGACACATAAAGGATAACAAAATTAATTTTGAAAATATGAATTATATAAGTGAAGAAAAATTTCAGACTTTAGGTTCTGGAAAAGTGAAGAAAAATGATATTTTATTTTGTTTAAGAGGTTCACTAGGAAAACTTGCTATAGCAGATATTAATAATGGCGCAATTGCATCTTCTCTAGTTATTATAAGGCCTAAAAAAAATGTTATTAACTCTCAGTACTTAATGCATTATCTTAAATCTAAGGAAATTTATGAACAGATATTAAAAGCTAATAATGGTAGTTCACAACCAAATTTATCGGCGAATAGTGTGAAGGAGTTTAAATTATATATTCCTGACTATGAGATCCAAATAAAAATATCGAAAGTTTTAAATAAAGCCCAAGAATTAATAGGCAAAAGAAAAACTCAAATAGAAGCTTTAGATGAATTAGTCAAATCGAGATTTATCGAGATGTTTGGGGATCCAGTTAAAAATACTATGGATTGGAATATGAAACCTTTAGCTGAAGTTGGAAGTATAGGAAGAGGTGTATCTAAGCATAGACCAAGAAATGCTCCAGAGTTACTAGGAGGGGATTATCCATTAATTCAAACAGGCGATGTGGCTAATGCAGGCTTATATATAAAAGATTATAAGGCAACATATTCGGAGTTAGGATTAAAGCAAAGTAAAATGTGGGGAAAAGGGACTTTATGTATTACTATTGCAGCTAATATAGCTAAGACTGGAATTTTAACATTTGATGCATGTTTTCCAGATAGTGTAGTAGGATTTATAGCTGGAGATAAAACAAATAATATTTTTATGTATTATTGGTTTAGTTCATTTCAAAAATTATTGGAAGAGCAAGCACCAGAGTCAGCACAGAAAAATATTAACTTAAAAATATTAAGTGATTTAAAAGTAATTGTTCCACCAATAGAGCTTCAAAATCAATTTTTTGACTTCGTTAACCAAGTCGACAAATTGGAATTTGAAATGCAGAAAAGCTTAACTCAATTAGAAGATAATTTTAATTCACTAATGCAAAAAGCATTTAAAGGAGAACTATTTAATTAA